In Candidatus Aminicenantes bacterium, the genomic stretch AACGACCCCGCCGCCCGGGAACTGGAGAAGAATTTGCGCATCAAATCCCTCGAATCGGTCGAGGACAAAACGCTCAAATCGCTGCGCAATGAGTGCGTCAAACTATTGAAAAAACTGTAGCGCCTTCAGGAATAAACTAACCCAGCAGGGTTTCTAGGTAAGCGGCCGCCACCCGCGGCCAGGTAAAAAAATCCTTCCGCTCCCGCCAGCGGCCACCGATCCTGGCGCGTACCGGGCCGGGATCGTCCAGAAAGTCGTCGATGGCAACGGCCACCTGTCCGGGATCGGGATTTTCGACGAATAAAGCCAGGTCGTGATACATCTCCTGGAGCGACGACGAGGGCAGGAGCAATGGCACCGTGCCGCAGGCCAGTGCTTCCAGGGGAGGAAATCCGAATCCTTCGTAGGAGGAGATATACACAAAGAGATCCAGGGAGGAATAAAACGAATTCAGTAGTTCCTCCGGGAGCCATTCGAGCCAAGTGATCCCTTCCCGGTGCAGCCAGCTTTCGGTCTCTTTGCCGGCGTAGTTCCGGCCGACGATGATCAGCGCCAGGTCGTGCCTGGCCCGCAGCCGGTCGCAGGCCTGGATCAGTTCCTTGACATGGCGCCGTTGGAAAACGCTGCCCAGGAATCCGATCACTTTTTTGCCCTCAAGCCGGTGGCGTTCTTTGAAGGCGTCGATCGTTGCCTCCGCTGCGCGCTTGAAACCGGCTTCGATGGCGAGCGGGATCGCCTGGATTTTTTCGGCGGGTACGCCGTAGTAACGGCCCAATTCTCCCTTGGTGAATTCGGCGTCGGTGTAAATTTGGGCGGCTTTGT encodes the following:
- a CDS encoding glycosyltransferase; its protein translation is KAAQIYTDAEFTKGELGRYYGVPAEKIQAIPLAIEAGFKRAAEATIDAFKERHRLEGKKVIGFLGSVFQRRHVKELIQACDRLRARHDLALIIVGRNYAGKETESWLHREGITWLEWLPEELLNSFYSSLDLFVYISSYEGFGFPPLEALACGTVPLLLPSSSLQEMYHDLALFVENPDPGQVAVAIDDFLDDPGPVRARIGGRWRERKDFFTWPRVAAAYLETLLG